Proteins co-encoded in one Megalops cyprinoides isolate fMegCyp1 chromosome 1, fMegCyp1.pri, whole genome shotgun sequence genomic window:
- the LOC118786878 gene encoding NACHT, LRR and PYD domains-containing protein 12-like, translating into MCDETQISSVPEILINLIKGNLLPSALLWITSRPEAAHQIPPDFIHRVTEIHGFSESQKEEYFKKRFADDENQACEILSSLKSSRSLYSMCHVPVFCWITATVLEQMLREAGSREIPKSLTEMYTQFLLIQINPTTETHCDKRENKAKRQIKSNIKSILQLGKLAFQHLEMREVIIDKNGLRTCDTDISQDSVYSALCKDMLQGHSGIAQGKVYSFIHPSLQDFLAALYVIFSYSNDKRNLLDQTLMGKVSQLFKGVTLFDVHKSAVNRALKRKDKHLDLFLRFLLGISSYSNGTPLRGLLRFPELGSESIDDTVRYITRAIKKSLSPEGRAGLLQCLIEMKNCSLAGEAKGHQGARDQKGQELAPASMHLLGEFDLRRYIRSDEELLTFLGMVQCTRRALLHQCNLTEKCCKALAAAMSSELRELDLSDNDLEDTGVILLSTGLGDNCCELEILSLKRCKLTDKCCEALASALISNPSHLRELHLSGNDLLDSGVTLLSAGLGNPHCKLETLGSVLRGNPHCKLETLGADRVQTSGFLPLRRLSGCRVTEAGCASLASALRSNPSHLRELDLSYNHPGDSGVRALSAGVEDPSFKLERLIVDYAGECRVSSGLWKYACELTLDPNTAHRKLALSEGSRRVTLTKEQAHPDHPGRFEALTQVLCREGLSGSCCYWEVEWSGTKAVVGAAYNGIERKTGSEDARLGRNSKSWSVVWSPDKCFAWHKNKHTKINFLGSLFSRRMGVYLDWPAGTLSFFSVLSHGKTHLHTFRTTFTEPLYPGFRVYSGSVTLSPVP; encoded by the exons ATGTGTGATGAAACACAGATATCCTCAGTGCCTGAAATCCTGATAAACCTCATCAAGGGGAATCTGCTTCCTTCCGCTCTCCTCTGGATCACATCCCGACCTGAAGCAGCTCATCAAATCCCTCCTGATTTCATCCACCGGGTGACAGAGATACATGGGTTCAGTGAGTCACAGAAGGAAGAATACTTCAAAAAGAGATTCGCTGACGATGAAAATCAGGCCTGTGAAATTCTGTCCTCCTTGAAGTCATCAAGGAGCCTTTACAGCATGTGCCACGTACCAGTCTTCTGCTGGATAACAGCTACTGTCCTTGAGCAAATGTTAAGGGAAGCAGGTAGCAGAGAAATCCCTAAGAGTTTGactgaaatgtacacacagtttCTTCTCATCCAGATCAATCCCACTACTGAAACACATTGTGATAAGCGTGAAAACAAGGCAAAGcgacaaatcaaatcaaacataaaATCCATTCTGCAACTGGGGAAGCTGGCTTTTCAACACCtggagatgagagaggtcaTCATCGATAAAAATGGTTTGCGAACGTGTGACACTGACATCAGCCAAGACTCAGTGTACTCTGCCTTGTGCAAAGATATGTTGCAAGGGCACTCAGGGATCGCTCAAGGGAAAGTGTATAGCTTCATTCATCCAAGTCTCCAGGATTTTCTTGCTGCATTGTATGTGATCTTTTCTTACTCAAACGATAAAAGAAATCTCCTGGATCAGACCCTTATGGGTAAAGTCTCTCAGTTGTTCAAAGGCGTGACTCTGTTTGACGTGCACAAAAGCGCAGTGAACAGGGCCCTGAAAAGGAAAGACAAACACCTGGACCTCTTCCTCCGCTTCCTCCTTGGCATCTCATCATATTCCAATGGCACGCCTCTCCGAGGCCTGTTGAGGTTCCCCGAGCTCGGCTCAGAGAGCATCGATGACACAGTCAGATACATTACCAGAGCGATAAAGAAGAGTCTGTCCCCAGAGGGCAGAGCCGGTCTGCTCCAGTGTCTGATCGAGATGAAAAACTGCTCTCTCGCGGGAGAAGCCAAAGGTCACCAGGGGGCAAGAGATCAGAAAGGACAGGAGCTGGCACCGGCCTCCATGCACCTGCTGGGCGAGTTCGACCTGAGGAGGTACATCAGATCGGACGAGGAGCTTCTGACGTTCCTGGGGATGGTCCAGTGCACCAGGAGGGCTCT GTTACACCAGTGTAACCTTACGGAAAAATGCTGTAAAGCTTTGGCCGCTGCTATGAGTTCAGaactgagagagctggacctgagtgacaatgacctAGAGGACACAGGAGTGATACTTCTCTCCACTGGGCTGGGAGATAACTGCTGTGAACTGGAGATACTGAG TCTGAAAAGGTGTAAACTCACCGACAAGTGCTGTGAAGCACTGGCCTCGGCTCTCATctcaaacccctcacacctgagagagctgcacCTGAGCGGCAACGACCTGCTGGACTCGGGGGTCACGCTGCTGtctgctggactggggaatccacactgtaaactggagacactgggGTCAGTACTGAgggggaatccacactgtaaactggagacactggg AGCTGACAGAGTACAGACCTCTGGTTTCCTTCCTCTCCGCAGGCTGTCAGGGTGTCGAGTCACAGAGGcaggctgtgcttctctggcttcagctctgcgttcaaacccctcacacctgagagagctggatctgagctacaaccaCCCAGGggactcaggagtgagagcgctctctgctggagtggaggACCCCAGCTTTAAACTGGAGAGACTGAT TGTGGATTATGCTGGAGAGTGCAGGGTCAGCTCAGGGTTGTGGAAAT ACGCCTGTGAGCTCACgctggaccccaacacagcgCACAGAAAGCTGGCTCTGTCTGAGGGGAGCAGGAGGGTGACGCTGACAAAGGAGCAGGCACATCCAGATCACCCTGGCAGATTCGAGGCACTGACacaagtgctgtgcagagagggccTGTCTGGGAGCTGCTGTTACTGGGAGGTTGAATGGAGTGGGACGAAGGCTGTGGTGGGGGCAGCGTACAATGGCATCGAGAGGAAAACAGGGTCTGAGGACGCTCGTCTCGGGCGCAACAGCAAGTCCTGGAGCGTGGTATGGTCCCCTGATAAATGCTTCGCCtggcacaaaaacaaacacaccaagATAAATTTTCTGGGGTCCCTCTTCTCCCGCAGAATGGGGGTGTACCTGGACTGGCCGGCCGGCACCCTCTCTTTTTTCAGCGTCCTTTCACATGGGAAGACCCACCTGCACACGTTCCGCACCACGTTCACCGAGCCCCTCTACCCTGGTTTTAGGGTTTACTCAGGCTCTGTGACCCTGTCCCCCGTTCCATAG
- the LOC118786951 gene encoding NACHT, LRR and PYD domains-containing protein 3-like, protein MGQLAFQHLEDGDRVYREEDLRKCGICDSEIAEYSWLCKETFKRDSEKPKLYRFTFSFLKDYFAALYVFFNFKNNNKNLLDEAGKHVSKWSKLLKRLQQPDLLKRAVDSALASENGHLDLFLRFLLGISQRSNQSLLRGLLTQGDCGSQGLEETLKHIKGKIKKNPSPERTIDLLHCLSELDDGFLVEEVQRFQAAGCVEGEELSPAQCSALAYVLLTSEEAPDEFNLKKFVRSDEGLLRLLPVVRRSRRALLDNSNITMRGCETLATSISSGLIELDLSHNDLQDSGVKLLSGGLRNPHCRLEILRLANCKLTMRCCGVLAAALCSERPPLKELILSHNDLQDSGVKLLSDGLWSPHCCLETLSLDWCNLTEKCCEALGSALCSNPSHLRELHLNDNDLLDSGVKLLSDGLGNPHCKLETLGLSGCRVTEAGCASLASALRSNPSHLRELDLSYNHPGDSGVRALSAELKDPSSKLEKLK, encoded by the exons ATGGGACAGCTAGCTTTTCAACACCTGGAGGACGGTGACCGCGTGTATCGAGAAGAGGACCTGAGAAAGTGTGGTATTTGTGACAGTGAGATTGCGGAGTACTCCTGGCTGTGCAAAGAAACCTTTAAAAGAGACTCGGAGAAACCTAAGCTTTATcgtttcacattttcattcctCAAGGATTACTTCGCTGCCCTGTACGTCTTTTTTAacttcaaaaacaacaacaaaaatctgcTCGACGAAGCCGGAAAACACGTCAGTAAATGGTCCAAGCTCCTCAAGAGGCTCCAACAGCCTGACTTGCTCAAGAGGGCAGTAGATAGCGCCTTGGCCAGCGAGAACGGACACCTGGACCTCTTCCTCCGCTTCCTCCTCGGCATCTCACAACGGTCCAATCAGAGCCTCCTGCGGGGCCTTCTGACTCAGGGGGACTGCGGCTCCCAGGGCCTGGAGGAGACCCTCAAGCACATCAAGGGGAAGATCAAAAAGAATCCTTCTCCTGAGAGGACCATCGACCTGCTCCACTGCCTGAGCGAGCTGGACGATGGCTTCCTGGTGGAGGAAGTCCAACGGTTCCAGGCGGCAGGATGTGTCGAGGGAGAGGAACTCTCACCAGCCCAGTGCTCAGCACTAGCCTACGTGCTCCTGACCTCCGAGGAGGCCCCGGACGAGTTCAACCTGAAGAAGTTCGTCAGATCAGATGAAGGGCTTCTGAGGCTGCTGCCAGTGGTCAGGCGCTCCAGGAGAGCTCT GCTGGATAACAGCAACATCACTATGAGAGGCTGTGAAACATTGGCCACCAGCATTAGCTCAGGACTGATAGAGCTGGACCTGAGTCACAACGACCTGCAGGACTCAGGGGTGAAGCTGCTGTCTGGTGGACTGAGGAATCCGCACTGCAGATTGGAGATACTGAG GCTGGCAAATTGTAAGCTCACGATGAGATGCTGCGGCGTGCTGGCTGCCGCCCTCTGCTCAGAGAGACCTCCTCTGAAAGAGCTGATCCTGAGCCACAATGACCTGCAGGACtcaggagtgaagctgctctcAGACGGACTATGGAGTCCCCATTGTTGCCTGGAGACATTGAG CCTGGACTGGTGTAACCTCACAGAAAAATGCTGTGAAGCGTTGGGCTCAGCTCTTtgttcaaacccctcacacctgagagagctgcatCTGAACGACAACGACCTGCTGGACTCGGGGGTCAAGCTGCTGTCTGATGGActggggaatccacactgtaaactggagacgCTGGG gctgtcagggtGTCGAGTCACAGAGGcaggctgtgcttctctggcttcGGCTCTGcgttcaaacccctcacacctgagagagctggatctgagctacaaccacccaggagactcaggagtgagagcgctctctgctgaACTGAAGGACCCCAGCAGTAAACTGGAGAAActgaagtaa